A single window of Pseudomonas benzenivorans DNA harbors:
- a CDS encoding NRDE family protein, with amino-acid sequence MCLIVFAWRPSHPLPLVLAANRDEFYDRPSQPLAAWEDFPGIYGGRDLQAGGTWLAVGPEGRFAALTNIRDPRQPPFGRSRGELPVQFLSGELGPEAFLAELAGRAGEYSAFNLLAGDARQLWLLNSRENAPQQLSEGIYGLSNAALNTPWPKVEKGRALLSECLITPQAPALLDLLHDAQQPADEALPDTGVGLNTERLLSGIFIATRSYGTLASTALLMRADGTRQLVERRYGPFGEPLGEIELEV; translated from the coding sequence ATGTGCCTGATCGTATTCGCCTGGCGCCCCTCCCACCCCCTGCCGCTGGTGCTGGCCGCGAACCGCGATGAGTTCTATGACCGCCCGAGCCAGCCACTGGCGGCCTGGGAGGACTTTCCAGGCATCTATGGTGGTCGCGACCTGCAGGCCGGCGGCACCTGGCTCGCGGTGGGCCCCGAGGGGCGCTTCGCCGCGCTGACCAATATCCGCGACCCGCGCCAGCCGCCGTTCGGCCGCTCCCGCGGCGAGCTGCCCGTGCAGTTCCTCAGCGGCGAGCTGGGCCCGGAGGCGTTCCTCGCGGAGCTGGCCGGCCGTGCCGGAGAGTATTCGGCCTTCAATCTGCTGGCCGGCGACGCCCGCCAGCTGTGGCTGCTGAACTCCCGCGAGAACGCCCCCCAGCAACTGTCGGAAGGCATCTATGGCCTGTCCAATGCCGCCCTGAACACCCCTTGGCCCAAGGTGGAAAAGGGCAGGGCGCTGCTCAGCGAGTGCCTGATCACCCCCCAGGCGCCAGCCCTGCTGGACCTGCTGCACGACGCCCAGCAGCCCGCGGATGAGGCGCTGCCCGACACCGGCGTCGGCCTGAACACCGAACGTCTGCTCTCTGGGATATTCATCGCCACCCGCAGCTACGGCACCCTCGCCAGCACGGCGTTGCTGATGCGCGCCGACGGCACCCGGCAGCTGGTCGAGCGACGCTACGGCCCCTTTGGCGAGCCACTGGGCGAAATCGAGCTGGAGGTCTGA
- a CDS encoding sulfite exporter TauE/SafE family protein, translating into MELGLYLLLGAAAGVLAGLFGVGGGMIIVPVLVLSFTAQGFDPLVLTHLAVGTSLATIIFTSINSVVEHHHRGAVRWPVFAWMTLGIIFGAGLGSLTAAAIQGPLLLRIIGVFAILVSLQMALDIRPKASSAVPGRLGLGAAGGLIGWASAIFGIGGGSLSVPFLVWRSLSMQQAVATSAACGLPIAAAGALSFIWLGWDNPQLPEWSLGFVYLPALAGVACTSMFFARLGARLAHRLSPLLLKRLFALLLFGVGLNFLI; encoded by the coding sequence ATGGAGCTGGGGCTGTATTTGCTGCTGGGAGCGGCGGCGGGGGTGCTGGCGGGCCTGTTCGGGGTCGGTGGCGGGATGATCATCGTCCCGGTGCTGGTGCTGAGCTTCACCGCCCAGGGGTTCGATCCGCTGGTGCTGACCCACCTGGCGGTAGGCACCTCGCTGGCCACGATCATCTTCACCTCGATCAACTCGGTCGTCGAGCATCACCACCGCGGGGCGGTGCGCTGGCCGGTATTCGCCTGGATGACCCTTGGCATCATCTTCGGCGCCGGACTGGGTTCGCTGACCGCCGCGGCGATTCAGGGGCCGTTGCTGCTGAGGATCATCGGCGTGTTCGCGATCCTGGTCTCGCTGCAGATGGCCCTGGATATCAGGCCCAAGGCCTCCAGCGCGGTGCCGGGGCGGCTCGGTCTGGGCGCCGCCGGCGGGCTGATCGGCTGGGCCTCGGCGATCTTCGGCATTGGTGGCGGTTCGCTCAGCGTGCCCTTCCTGGTCTGGCGCAGCCTGTCGATGCAGCAGGCGGTGGCCACCTCGGCGGCCTGTGGCCTGCCGATCGCCGCAGCCGGCGCCCTGAGCTTCATCTGGCTGGGCTGGGACAACCCCCAGCTGCCGGAGTGGAGTCTGGGGTTCGTGTATTTGCCGGCGCTGGCCGGGGTGGCCTGCACCAGCATGTTTTTCGCGCGCCTCGGCGCGCGCCTGGCCCACCGCTTGTCGCCATTGTTGCTCAAGCGCCTGTTCGCCCTGCTGTTGTTCGGTGTG